From the Deltaproteobacteria bacterium genome, the window CCCCGGAAGAGGATCAAGCCGCTTCGTTTGTCGGGACTGATTGCGATCAACCGCGGGAAATCAAGGTCCGCGGTGATGACCACTGCGCCTTCTTTCCCTGCAGCCCCAAGGATATCCTTGTCGGATAAGCGGCTCCATCCCCTTTCGAAGACATGCGAGGCCTCGTGACCTTTTGATCTGAGAAACTCTGCGACGGAGGGTGGCAGGGGGGCGTCAACAAGAAACTTCACCTGGCGAACTCGACGACCTCATCTTCGGCAAGCCAAGCCGCATAACGCAGGGCGTCTTCGATATCCTCGGGCTCAAGATACGGGAATTGGGCCAAGATTTCCTCGCGGGTGTCCCCTGCTGCCAGAAGGCCGAGCAGGCGGGAAACTGGGAACCGCAACCCCCTTATGCAAGGCTTCCCCGTGCAGATTTCCGGATCGATCGTGATTCGCTCGAATTTCATAATTCGAGTATACCAAAATCAACTTGAGATAACATGCCCACCCCGCGGAAAGGGTTCCCCTCTCGAGGGCGCACGTGCCGTGCCGCCCCCGGCGCTCATCGGCACGATCCATGGGAACACTGACTTCGCGCAGGGGGCGGGGGGATGGGTGGGATTGTGACCCGGGCGTCGTTCCAGGTCTGTCCCCGTTCAACGGGAGTTCACAGGAACGTCCCTGTTCAACGGTTTCGATGAGTGTCCCGGTTCTTGGCGAGTTCTAAGGACGTCCCGGTTCTGGGGTTGGCCCTGCACGCCACGACGTGGTCGTACAACTT encodes:
- a CDS encoding DUF5615 family PIN-like protein, producing the protein MKFLVDAPLPPSVAEFLRSKGHEASHVFERGWSRLSDKDILGAAGKEGAVVITADLDFPRLIAISPDKRSGLILFRGADWKLNAICESLDRMFATISEQRLALSIVVVEPSRIRVRNLNTE
- a CDS encoding DUF433 domain-containing protein, with product MKFERITIDPEICTGKPCIRGLRFPVSRLLGLLAAGDTREEILAQFPYLEPEDIEDALRYAAWLAEDEVVEFAR